The Caldisericum sp. genomic sequence CCGAATCCGAATTAGACTCTGAGCGAAAAACACCTTCCACAAAAAAATAGTCATTATTTACATTAACACAATTTTGAAGTGCATTTGTAACAAAACTTTTCCCGGTAGAAAGTAAATATATGCCTTCAAGTATCGTTGTCTTACCGCTTCCGTTTTTCCCAACAACTATATTAAAATGATTATCAAACTCAAACTTGTTATCCTTAAATCTTCTGAAGTTTTGTAAAGTGAGGTTTTCAATAATCATTCAAGTGGTTTCTGAGGCATAATAACATAAAGGTAGTCTGAAGACTCTGTGCCCTTAATTAAAACAGGATGGAGAGGCCCTTGAATACCAAAATATACCATATCGTCCTTTACATGTTCGATACCATCGATAATCTTTTCCGCATAGAATTGAAGTGATACCTCTGCGTTCGTCTCACAAGGTATAACTTTCTTTCCTTGTCCAATATCTGATGAACTTGATTCTATCGTAACATTTCCGTGAGAGAAAGTAAATACGATACGCCCTGTTCCTTTTCTTGCAAATACACCAATAATATCGAGTGCATCCATAAGCGCACCCTTTGCAACCTTACCATAAAACTCCGCTTCCTCCGGAATAACGCTTTCATACTGAGGGAACTGCCCGTTTATCAAAAGACTTATGAGAGATAAATTAGGAAGCGAAAACTTTATATTTGATTCAGTAACTTCAACCTCAAGTGGTGTCTCATCATCATAAGAGAGGTGCATAAGGATATCAAGTGCTTTCCATGGAACTATAAAACTTGTTTTCGGAAGGCCTGCCTCGTTAATTCTGTTTAATGCAAGCGCAGTACTATCAGTTGCAACAAGGTTTACATAATCATCCTTTATATCAAAGTAGACGCCTTTAAATTCTCGCCTGCTTTCTTCTTTCTTGGCTGCAGCAAAAATTGTATTCTCAATAAGTTCTTTAAGTTTGCCGAATTGGAGGGTGAATTTTAATTCAGAAGAAACTTCAGGGATAATAGCAAATGCCTCAGGGTTAAATGTGTGAAGAGTAAATTCACCACTATCTTCTTTAATTAACGCCTTCTTTTCTTTAATATCAAGTTCAACATATTCGCCTTTAAATTTTGGCATTATATCCCTTAAAATATCGTATGGGAGGATTGTGCTTGTTTCAATTCCTGTTTCTAAAATTTCAACATCCATAGAGTATTCCATTGCCTGTTCTAAATTTGTCGTTGTAAAAGTTAGTTTATCATTTACCTTTAATAAAATGTTTTCGAGAACTAAATCCACTGCCTTACCTGAGATAACTTTTCCTACATTACTCACTGCTTTTGTAAGTTCACTTGTTTTTGCTCTTATCCTCATAATCCACCTCTCTTATTATTATTAAATATTTTAAAAGATATAAAGGATCATAATAATCGTAATAATACCTGTGCATACTGTTGAAAGTGCCTATAAAGTTAGTATTATTAAAGAGTTCTTTGTGTGTATATTCCTGTTGAAAACTTTTTAATCTTTCCACTTTTCCACAACTCTCCTTTCACTCCACAAATTATCCACAATTATCCACAGACTTTTCCACATTTTACACATATATCCACACCTTATCCCTTTAGCCTGTTAATAATTTCGTCTATGAGCGCACGCATTGTTTCGGTCTTTTTTGCTTCTTCTTTTATCTTTGCATAGGCGTGCATAACAGTCGTATGGTCTCTTCCACCAAAGGCTTCGCCAATCTGAGGAAGCGAGAGGTCTGTAAATTCTCTTGTAAGGTACATAGCAATTTGTCTTGGGAGGACGATGTTCTGTGTTCTTCTTTTGTCGGATAAACTTTCCACATCCACACTAAAATACTCTGCAACAACCTTCTTTATGCGGTCAACAGTAATCGGTTCTGCCGCCTGTTTTATTATGTCGGATAATGCCTCTTTTGCAAATTCCACAGTTATGTTTTCGTTGAGAAGTGATGCCTTTGCAACAAGCCTTATAAGTGCGCCCTCAAGCTCACGAATATTTGAGTATATGTTGTTTGCTATATAGGAAAGCACCTCATCTGAAATGGTTATGTTTTCTCTTTGAGCCTTTTTCTTGAGTATGGCAACCCTTGTTTCAAAATCAGGCGGCTGGATATCGGTTATAAGTCCCCATTCAAATCTCGAACGCAATCGCTCCTCAAGAGTGGAAAGTTCTTTTGGCGAAACATCTGAGGTTATTACAATCTGTTTTCCTGCATTGTGGAGTTCGTTAAATGTGTGGAAAAACTCTTCCTGCGTTCGCTCTTTTCCTGCAAGAAACTGGATATCATCAATAAGAAGGACATCAGTAGTCCTGTATTTTTTATGGAACCTATCAATAAGGTCACTATTACTTTGCGCATTCTGAATTGCAAATATTACCTCATTGGTGAATTTCTCTGCTGTCGTATAAACTATTTTAATATCCTTAAAATTTTTTATAAGTTCGTGTCCTATTGCATGAAGAAGGTGTGTTTTCCCAAGCCCTACTTTTCCATAAATGTATAGAGGGTTATAAACCTTGCCAGGGTTTGCAGAAATTGCCCTTGCTGCAGCGTATGCAAGTTTGTTCCCCGATCCTACAACAAACTCTTCAAAGGTGTAGTCTTTATGAAGGGTTATGTCATTTACGATAACAACAGGTGGAGTTTTTGGCTTTTTCTCTTCGACGATTATGTTTATCGAAATATCTCTTCCTACGACCTCTTTTATGGTTGTATTTACAAGGCTTGCGTACTTTGTTTCAAGCATCTCTTTTACAAAATTGGATGGAACCTTAAGGACAATCTCGCTGTCGCTTTCAGAAACAAATTCAACAGGCCTTATCCAGGTTTCAAAAGCAGGCACACTCAAAGTTTCTTTTAGTTGTTCTAAAACTTTTTCCCAGGTATTCATACAAATCTATTATATGAAAGTTTTCCACATTCCAAAATTAAAAAGTGAGTGCTAAAGTAATAATTTAAAAATAGCAAAATATAGAAAATTTTTCTTTAAAGGAAGTTTAATGTATAATTTAAACGATTATTTTTGTTACAAAGTGTAGCAAGCGAAAGGAGGCAGTTATGGATTTTTCTATCTTTATAGGTGGACAGGCTGGCGAAGGCATCAAGCGAGGCTCGATGCTTATAGGCAAGGTCTTCAATAGGTATGGCTATCATGTGTTTATTATGAACGATTACGGCTCTCTTATAAGGGGTGGAACTGATTACACGGAGATAAGGGTTTCTTCTAAGGAAATTCACACTTCCTACAACAGGTTTGACTATATGTTTGCCTTCCATATGGATGTTTTTGAGAAGTACAAGGGCATGGCAAAAGAAAATTGTTTTACATTAACTTCAAACGATTTTCCCTATGACGACATAATAAAGGAAGCGCAAGCAGAGCCTTTTATGAAGCCTTCGATTGTGCTTGGTGTTCTCTCGTATATTCTTCACATCCCGGAAAATTTTGTGGAGGATGTAATTGAAGATGACCTTAAGAAAAATGCACCTCAAAACATTGAACTTTTTAGAGTTGGCTATAAACTTGCAGAAGAAAAAGGATTTAAATTAATCCACCTTTTAAAGGGAGATAAAACTCCAAAGCCACTCCTATATGGAAACGATGCAATTGGTCTTGGTGCAGTAAGGGCAGGGTTAAAAGTTTACGCAGCGTATCCCATAACTCC encodes the following:
- the dnaN gene encoding DNA polymerase III subunit beta, which produces MRIRAKTSELTKAVSNVGKVISGKAVDLVLENILLKVNDKLTFTTTNLEQAMEYSMDVEILETGIETSTILPYDILRDIMPKFKGEYVELDIKEKKALIKEDSGEFTLHTFNPEAFAIIPEVSSELKFTLQFGKLKELIENTIFAAAKKEESRREFKGVYFDIKDDYVNLVATDSTALALNRINEAGLPKTSFIVPWKALDILMHLSYDDETPLEVEVTESNIKFSLPNLSLISLLINGQFPQYESVIPEEAEFYGKVAKGALMDALDIIGVFARKGTGRIVFTFSHGNVTIESSSSDIGQGKKVIPCETNAEVSLQFYAEKIIDGIEHVKDDMVYFGIQGPLHPVLIKGTESSDYLYVIMPQKPLE
- the dnaA gene encoding chromosomal replication initiator protein DnaA; this translates as MNTWEKVLEQLKETLSVPAFETWIRPVEFVSESDSEIVLKVPSNFVKEMLETKYASLVNTTIKEVVGRDISINIIVEEKKPKTPPVVIVNDITLHKDYTFEEFVVGSGNKLAYAAARAISANPGKVYNPLYIYGKVGLGKTHLLHAIGHELIKNFKDIKIVYTTAEKFTNEVIFAIQNAQSNSDLIDRFHKKYRTTDVLLIDDIQFLAGKERTQEEFFHTFNELHNAGKQIVITSDVSPKELSTLEERLRSRFEWGLITDIQPPDFETRVAILKKKAQRENITISDEVLSYIANNIYSNIRELEGALIRLVAKASLLNENITVEFAKEALSDIIKQAAEPITVDRIKKVVAEYFSVDVESLSDKRRTQNIVLPRQIAMYLTREFTDLSLPQIGEAFGGRDHTTVMHAYAKIKEEAKKTETMRALIDEIINRLKG